One window from the genome of Echinicola vietnamensis DSM 17526 encodes:
- a CDS encoding nucleotide sugar dehydrogenase — MNTLLFPLEKANIAVIGLGYVGLPLAVEFAKKYPVTGFDISGPRVEELSKGKDHTLEVEDELLRSVLVNDKNELGDGATGFYPTCSERDIADCNVYIVTVPTPTDKHNRPVLTPMLKASKAIGKVLKKGDVVIYESTVYPGVTEEECVPVLEKGSGLKFNQDFFVGYSPERINPGDKEHTVAKILKVTSGSCPEAAEFIDGLYRSVITAGTFKASSIKVAEAAKVIENSQRDINIAFVNELSKIFNLLHIDTQEVLEAAGTKWNFLPFRPGLVGGHCIGVDPFYLAQKAQEVGYHPEIILAGRRLNDSMGKHVATEVIKHMMRKDLKVMESKVLILGFTFKEDCPDVRNTRVIDIYRELENFDIHVDVYDPWANPSEVAHEYHIQVLDRDQQPDLSGYSAIILAVAHQEFKTWTIQKSDKQVVYDVKGMLDKGLVDARL, encoded by the coding sequence ATGAATACGCTACTTTTTCCGCTTGAAAAAGCAAACATTGCCGTTATTGGCCTGGGCTATGTAGGCCTGCCCCTTGCCGTAGAATTTGCCAAGAAGTATCCGGTGACGGGCTTTGATATCTCCGGCCCCAGGGTAGAGGAGCTCTCCAAGGGAAAGGACCATACCCTGGAGGTGGAGGATGAACTTTTACGGTCCGTATTGGTCAACGACAAAAATGAGTTGGGGGATGGGGCAACCGGTTTTTACCCCACCTGCTCGGAGCGGGATATTGCTGATTGCAACGTTTATATCGTGACGGTGCCCACGCCTACCGACAAGCACAACCGTCCCGTGCTGACCCCAATGCTCAAGGCTTCCAAGGCCATCGGTAAGGTGTTGAAAAAAGGAGATGTGGTGATCTATGAATCTACCGTGTACCCCGGGGTGACCGAGGAGGAGTGCGTGCCGGTGCTGGAAAAAGGTTCAGGACTGAAATTCAACCAGGACTTTTTTGTGGGCTATTCCCCGGAAAGGATCAACCCTGGGGACAAGGAGCATACTGTTGCCAAGATATTAAAAGTGACTTCCGGTAGCTGCCCTGAAGCGGCCGAGTTTATCGATGGACTTTACCGGTCGGTCATCACGGCAGGGACCTTCAAGGCTTCCTCCATAAAAGTGGCCGAGGCGGCCAAGGTCATCGAGAATTCCCAGCGGGACATCAACATTGCCTTTGTCAACGAGCTTTCCAAGATCTTTAACCTGTTGCATATAGATACCCAGGAAGTACTGGAGGCGGCCGGTACCAAATGGAACTTCCTCCCTTTCCGCCCAGGCCTGGTCGGTGGGCACTGCATCGGGGTAGATCCTTTTTACCTTGCCCAAAAGGCGCAGGAAGTAGGATATCACCCCGAGATCATTTTGGCAGGAAGGCGCCTGAACGATTCCATGGGCAAACATGTCGCCACCGAGGTGATCAAGCACATGATGCGCAAGGACCTCAAGGTGATGGAATCCAAGGTGCTGATCCTGGGATTTACCTTCAAAGAGGATTGTCCAGATGTACGCAATACACGCGTGATCGATATTTACCGGGAACTGGAGAATTTTGACATTCATGTAGACGTCTACGACCCCTGGGCCAATCCTTCGGAAGTGGCGCACGAATACCATATCCAGGTGCTGGACCGTGACCAACAGCCGGACCTGTCTGGCTATTCGGCGATTATCCTGGCCGTTGCCCATCAGGAATTCAAGACCTGGACCATCCAAAAGTCCGATAAGCAGGTGGTTTACGATGTCAAGGGCATGCTGGACAAAGGCTTGGTGGATGCACGGCTGTAA
- the cysQ gene encoding 3'(2'),5'-bisphosphate nucleotidase CysQ, which produces MNVEALTLVAVGAAKSAGTEIMEVYGAPDIGLAYKEDDSPLTRADKAAHHCILEILQETGLPVLSEEGEEVPYAVRSQWDWFWMVDPLDGTKEFVKRNGEFTVNIALIHEGRPVLGVVYAPVMGWMYWGSEAEGAWKQVGDRPPFRLGQVQKEQVGTMVVSLSHPSARTRAFMADYPEASVISMGSSLKFMLLAEGKAEIYPRFAPCMEWDTAAAHGVLKAMGGQVLQAESDQSLEYNKKDLHNPYFIASTVT; this is translated from the coding sequence ATGAATGTAGAGGCACTTACTTTGGTAGCGGTAGGGGCAGCTAAGTCAGCAGGAACGGAGATCATGGAAGTGTATGGGGCTCCCGACATAGGATTGGCCTACAAAGAGGATGATTCCCCATTGACACGAGCAGACAAAGCAGCCCATCATTGTATTCTTGAGATACTTCAGGAGACAGGGCTACCGGTGCTTTCTGAAGAAGGAGAAGAGGTTCCTTATGCGGTCCGAAGCCAATGGGATTGGTTTTGGATGGTGGATCCATTGGACGGGACCAAAGAGTTTGTCAAAAGAAACGGTGAATTTACCGTGAACATTGCCCTGATCCATGAGGGACGTCCCGTGCTTGGCGTGGTCTATGCCCCGGTGATGGGCTGGATGTATTGGGGGAGCGAAGCGGAGGGTGCCTGGAAGCAGGTAGGTGACCGACCTCCATTCCGGTTAGGTCAGGTACAGAAAGAACAAGTAGGGACCATGGTCGTGAGCCTGTCCCATCCGAGTGCACGGACCAGGGCCTTTATGGCGGACTACCCCGAGGCCAGTGTGATCAGTATGGGCAGTTCGCTGAAGTTTATGTTGCTGGCCGAAGGCAAAGCGGAGATTTACCCCCGTTTTGCACCCTGCATGGAATGGGACACCGCTGCGGCCCATGGCGTGTTAAAGGCGATGGGAGGGCAGGTGTTGCAGGCCGAAAGTGATCAATCGTTGGAATACAACAAAAAGGATTTACATAACCCATATTTTATAGCCAGTACGGTGACGTAG
- a CDS encoding mannose-1-phosphate guanylyltransferase produces MKITNVVLSGGVGSRLWPLSRKSCPKQYLPIFEERTLFQKTVERNQPLCDQLMIVGNQANYELSRKDIKGLGITKYIEVIEACPRNTAAAIAFAAFRSGPEDILFVTPSDHLITTGDAYTKSVERAIELAKEDHIVTFGLKPTRPETGFGYIEADGESVKGFREKPDLATAEQFLEQGNFLWNSGMFCFKAQVFLSELESYEPEVFKRSQEAMEAASDGFLDKELSMKIPSISVDYAVMERTRKIKVVPSSFGWSDMGSFESVFEYMEQHGYEPDAQGNMIIGSNVHTEFVGLENTILVQTKDAILVLKKESAQDVKKVFEKLEKDKPELVD; encoded by the coding sequence ATGAAAATTACGAACGTAGTATTGTCCGGAGGGGTAGGCAGCAGGCTTTGGCCCCTTTCCCGAAAAAGTTGTCCCAAACAATACTTGCCTATTTTTGAGGAAAGGACCTTGTTCCAAAAGACGGTGGAGCGGAACCAGCCCCTGTGCGATCAACTGATGATCGTCGGCAACCAGGCCAACTATGAACTGTCCCGAAAGGATATTAAAGGGCTTGGCATTACCAAATATATCGAAGTGATCGAGGCCTGTCCCCGGAATACGGCAGCGGCCATTGCCTTTGCGGCGTTTCGTTCCGGGCCGGAGGATATTCTTTTTGTGACTCCCTCGGACCACCTGATTACCACGGGAGATGCCTATACTAAAAGTGTTGAGAGGGCCATTGAATTGGCCAAGGAAGACCATATCGTGACCTTCGGCCTCAAACCTACCCGCCCGGAAACCGGGTTTGGCTATATCGAGGCCGACGGGGAGTCGGTAAAGGGTTTCCGGGAAAAACCTGATCTGGCAACCGCAGAGCAGTTTTTAGAGCAGGGGAATTTTCTTTGGAACTCGGGTATGTTCTGCTTCAAGGCGCAGGTATTCCTTTCCGAGCTGGAAAGCTATGAGCCGGAGGTATTCAAACGTTCGCAAGAGGCCATGGAGGCGGCATCGGATGGGTTTTTGGACAAAGAACTGTCCATGAAGATCCCTTCTATATCGGTGGATTATGCCGTGATGGAGCGCACACGGAAAATAAAGGTAGTGCCATCCTCATTTGGCTGGTCGGACATGGGCTCTTTTGAGTCGGTATTCGAGTACATGGAGCAGCACGGCTATGAGCCCGATGCGCAGGGCAATATGATCATCGGCAGCAATGTCCACACGGAATTCGTGGGACTGGAAAATACCATTTTGGTACAGACCAAAGATGCCATCCTGGTACTGAAAAAGGAAAGTGCCCAGGACGTGAAAAAGGTGTTTGAGAAGTTGGAAAAGGATAAGCCTGAGCTGGTGGATTAG
- a CDS encoding SDR family oxidoreductase — protein sequence MIGTTEGHQLSGAKVLVTGGAGFIGSNLIDALLEAGSRVVCLDNFSTGKRTNLEKALTSSRFSLIEGDIRDYTTCAEAVEGCKWVFHQAALGSVPRSIADPMTSTDVNIGGFVKVLFAAKEAGVQRVVYAASSSTYGDHPDLPKVEHVIGNALSPYAITKYVDELFAKNFADTYGLETIGLRYFNVFGRRQDPDGAYAAVIPKFVRCLVEGESPRINGDGSFSRDFTYIDNVIQANVKAAVTGTALMKANLAEYHAHIGRPFNTDAVISEVFNVAFGERVNLNELGSYLKEELSKFDKEISGIPMEYGPQRAGDVPHSLASIEKGRKVIGYEPEYSVRQGLGLACEWYWNSFKKERNFEADF from the coding sequence ATGATTGGAACAACTGAAGGACATCAACTCTCCGGAGCAAAAGTATTGGTCACGGGCGGAGCCGGGTTTATCGGCTCCAACCTGATCGACGCCCTGCTGGAAGCCGGAAGCCGGGTGGTCTGTTTGGATAATTTCTCCACGGGCAAACGGACAAACTTGGAAAAGGCCCTGACCTCTTCCCGGTTTAGCCTGATCGAAGGGGATATTCGGGATTATACCACTTGTGCCGAGGCCGTGGAGGGATGCAAATGGGTGTTCCATCAAGCAGCATTGGGCTCTGTGCCGCGATCGATCGCCGACCCCATGACCTCTACCGATGTGAACATAGGGGGCTTCGTCAAAGTGCTCTTTGCCGCCAAGGAAGCAGGTGTACAGCGGGTGGTCTACGCGGCAAGCTCTTCAACATACGGTGATCATCCCGACCTGCCCAAGGTAGAGCATGTCATCGGCAATGCCCTTTCACCCTATGCCATCACCAAATATGTGGACGAGTTATTTGCCAAGAACTTTGCCGACACCTATGGGCTGGAAACCATTGGCCTGCGGTATTTCAACGTATTTGGCAGGAGACAGGATCCCGACGGGGCCTATGCAGCCGTCATCCCGAAATTTGTGCGGTGCCTGGTGGAAGGGGAATCCCCAAGGATTAACGGGGACGGTTCCTTTTCCAGGGACTTTACCTATATCGACAATGTCATCCAGGCCAATGTCAAGGCGGCCGTGACCGGGACGGCACTGATGAAGGCAAACCTTGCAGAGTATCATGCCCATATCGGCCGGCCGTTCAACACCGATGCGGTCATCTCAGAAGTGTTCAACGTGGCTTTTGGGGAGCGGGTAAACCTGAACGAGCTGGGAAGTTACCTGAAAGAAGAACTGTCAAAATTTGACAAGGAAATATCCGGGATCCCCATGGAATACGGTCCGCAGCGGGCCGGTGATGTGCCCCATTCCCTGGCTTCCATCGAGAAGGGCAGAAAGGTGATAGGGTATGAACCTGAATATTCCGTAAGGCAGGGACTGGGATTGGCATGTGAATGGTATTGGAATAGTTTTAAAAAAGAGCGTAACTTTGAAGCTGATTTTTAA
- a CDS encoding UDP-glucose dehydrogenase family protein: MKITVVGTGYVGLVSGACFADVGIEVVCVDIDQKKIDKLKNGIMPIYEPGLEEIVTRNYKDGRLSFSTNLGEAIQGSEVAFIAVGTPPGEDGSADLKYVLAVADEIGRTMSDYIVVATKSTVPVTTGCKVKEAIQQALDKRKSDLPFAVASNPEFLKEGAAVEDFLKPDRIIIGVEDERAEEIMKRLYKPFQLSGDRIIYMDIPSAEMTKYTANAMLATKISFMNDIANLCELVGADANMVRAGIGSDPRIGNKFIYPGVGYGGSCFPKDVKAIIRTAKTYGYDLRVLQSVEAVNDDQKHRLVHKIKQHFGDDLSGMTFAMWGLSFKPNTDDMREAPAIVMINELRAAGAKVKAYDPIAMEEAKEVYVGDKVTYCDDAYDACVDADALLLVTEWSQFRMPSWSALGKLLSNKVVFDGRNIYDKKYLAELGFTHYGIGI, translated from the coding sequence ATGAAAATTACTGTAGTAGGAACCGGATATGTAGGCTTGGTTTCAGGAGCCTGTTTTGCCGATGTCGGCATTGAAGTGGTCTGTGTGGACATCGACCAAAAGAAAATCGATAAGCTCAAGAACGGCATCATGCCCATTTATGAACCGGGGCTGGAAGAGATCGTTACCAGGAACTACAAGGATGGAAGGCTTTCCTTTTCCACCAACCTGGGCGAAGCTATCCAAGGGTCCGAAGTGGCCTTTATCGCCGTGGGAACGCCTCCGGGCGAGGACGGGTCGGCAGACCTCAAGTATGTGCTGGCCGTGGCCGATGAGATCGGCAGGACCATGTCCGATTATATCGTCGTGGCGACCAAGAGTACGGTTCCGGTAACGACAGGCTGTAAGGTAAAAGAGGCCATCCAACAGGCACTGGACAAGCGCAAGAGCGACCTGCCCTTTGCCGTGGCTTCCAACCCGGAATTTTTGAAAGAAGGTGCGGCAGTGGAAGACTTTTTGAAGCCGGACAGGATCATCATCGGCGTGGAGGATGAAAGGGCGGAAGAGATCATGAAGCGCCTGTACAAGCCCTTCCAGCTGAGCGGTGACCGGATCATCTACATGGACATTCCTTCTGCGGAAATGACCAAATATACCGCAAATGCCATGCTGGCCACCAAGATCAGCTTTATGAACGATATTGCCAACCTCTGCGAGCTGGTAGGTGCGGATGCCAATATGGTCAGGGCAGGGATCGGTTCGGACCCCAGGATCGGCAACAAGTTTATCTATCCCGGTGTGGGCTACGGCGGAAGCTGCTTTCCAAAGGACGTCAAGGCCATCATCCGGACGGCGAAGACCTACGGCTATGACCTGCGTGTCCTCCAATCCGTGGAAGCGGTAAATGACGACCAGAAACACCGTTTGGTGCACAAGATCAAGCAGCATTTCGGAGACGACCTCAGCGGCATGACCTTCGCCATGTGGGGACTGAGCTTTAAGCCCAATACCGACGATATGCGCGAGGCACCGGCCATTGTGATGATCAACGAACTCCGGGCCGCTGGCGCCAAGGTAAAGGCATATGACCCCATTGCCATGGAAGAGGCCAAGGAAGTGTACGTGGGCGATAAAGTGACCTACTGTGACGATGCCTATGATGCCTGTGTGGATGCGGATGCGCTGTTGCTGGTGACCGAATGGTCACAGTTCAGGATGCCGAGCTGGAGTGCATTGGGCAAATTGCTGAGCAATAAGGTAGTATTTGACGGCAGGAACATCTATGATAAGAAATACTTGGCGGAATTGGGCTTTACCCATTATGGCATCGGTATTTAA
- a CDS encoding SDR family NAD(P)-dependent oxidoreductase, which translates to MKSLIKRLVPKGMRNKLKGMAPGNSGGQAVAVPYTIQVSTPGLLKGKVAVVTGGSGAIGRAICCRLAADGALVVVCGMSHDKMQGVVDEIGANGGKAVKRQLDISSEEKIIEFYQWLKESYGQLDILVNCAGGSARQASRPIYELETETIDTTLHVNLRGAILVTREASKIMVAAKRGTIVSVTSVIGEHGKAKFSEYAAAKAGIIAFTKSIAMELGKLGITANCVSPGIVQRGTITPAQMAKLKKTNYMNDYGRPEDISEMVAYLTREEGKFITGQNFKVDGGRSLGLKGD; encoded by the coding sequence ATGAAAAGTCTCATCAAGCGATTGGTCCCCAAGGGGATGAGGAACAAACTAAAGGGAATGGCACCCGGGAATTCGGGCGGGCAGGCCGTTGCGGTTCCCTATACCATCCAGGTGTCGACTCCCGGTCTCCTGAAAGGAAAAGTGGCCGTCGTGACCGGGGGCAGCGGAGCTATTGGAAGGGCCATCTGTTGTCGTTTGGCAGCGGACGGTGCCCTGGTGGTCGTCTGTGGAATGAGCCATGACAAGATGCAAGGGGTAGTGGACGAGATCGGAGCCAATGGCGGTAAGGCGGTAAAGAGGCAGCTGGACATCTCCAGTGAGGAAAAGATCATCGAATTTTACCAGTGGCTGAAAGAAAGCTACGGGCAGTTGGATATTTTGGTAAATTGCGCAGGCGGAAGTGCCCGGCAGGCAAGCAGGCCAATTTATGAACTGGAGACCGAGACCATAGATACCACCTTGCACGTGAACCTTCGGGGGGCGATACTTGTCACTCGGGAGGCTTCCAAGATCATGGTAGCGGCAAAGCGGGGGACAATCGTTTCGGTGACCTCGGTGATCGGGGAACATGGGAAGGCAAAGTTTTCCGAATATGCCGCGGCAAAGGCAGGTATCATTGCCTTTACCAAATCCATAGCCATGGAGCTGGGCAAGCTCGGCATTACGGCGAACTGTGTGTCCCCCGGAATCGTTCAGCGGGGCACCATTACCCCGGCGCAGATGGCAAAATTAAAGAAGACCAACTACATGAACGACTATGGCCGCCCAGAGGATATCTCCGAAATGGTGGCCTACCTCACCAGGGAAGAAGGAAAGTTCATTACCGGACAGAACTTTAAGGTGGACGGAGGACGGAGCCTGGGACTGAAGGGAGATTGA
- the menD gene encoding 2-succinyl-5-enolpyruvyl-6-hydroxy-3-cyclohexene-1-carboxylic-acid synthase, whose translation MYSDDRLILQLLSLLKQFNVRKIVVSPGSRHFSIIHSMEKDSFFQLYSVVDERSAAFFALGLIQKSNEPVAVACTSGTSTINYGSAVVEAFYQHLPLLLLTADRLPELLNQMEEQMFKQDDVFRNFVKFEGQLKEVKSGFDEWYCNRVINEGLLSLTSRGPGPVHLNIPIESHQGDTFSTAVLPKVRKITRTRADLEDFQWSQYAERLKGKRILVIWGQAAPMSEQLRKSLDDFCESYNCAILCDKTSNCRHGHAIDNAFVTLRNFSIDEGAKRLPDVVITVFANYIFNNNIKKYIRRFSPKCEHWSVAPSGDIIDPFHKLTDVFEMDEGFFFRKMAEPSHQGSTEYLTSLKAISQRIMEPEVPFSELYAVGQLVKSLPKGASLHIANSASARMANLFVTDESINAYCNRGVNGIDGCMSAAVGFAAAADEPVYLVIGDLTFFYDMNALWNRHLSKNLRILLLNNEGGAIMHLPLKESLADVLSKHISAGHQTSAKGWVESLGMKYNAVRNQEECDSAVEWLADTSQEGPMVLEVFTKKEVDIKILKKYFGSLNRETKFDKAKLKVSQKIGKYVNKNQ comes from the coding sequence ATGTATTCAGATGATAGGTTAATTCTTCAATTATTGTCACTGCTGAAACAATTCAACGTAAGGAAAATAGTTGTTTCACCTGGAAGTAGGCATTTTTCCATTATCCACTCCATGGAAAAGGACAGTTTTTTTCAGCTTTATTCTGTGGTGGACGAACGGAGTGCTGCCTTTTTTGCGCTGGGGCTGATTCAGAAATCCAATGAACCGGTAGCAGTGGCCTGTACCTCAGGCACGTCCACGATCAATTATGGTTCGGCAGTGGTAGAGGCTTTTTACCAGCACCTGCCGCTGTTGTTGCTGACTGCCGACCGTCTTCCGGAGTTGCTCAACCAAATGGAAGAGCAGATGTTCAAACAGGACGATGTTTTCAGGAACTTTGTGAAGTTTGAGGGACAGCTCAAGGAGGTGAAGAGCGGTTTCGACGAATGGTACTGCAATCGGGTGATCAACGAGGGACTGCTGTCGCTGACATCCCGCGGTCCCGGGCCCGTTCACCTGAACATCCCGATCGAATCGCACCAGGGAGATACCTTTAGTACTGCAGTACTGCCGAAGGTGAGGAAGATTACGCGAACCAGGGCAGATTTGGAGGATTTCCAATGGAGCCAATACGCAGAGCGGTTGAAGGGCAAACGTATCCTTGTGATCTGGGGCCAGGCAGCTCCCATGTCCGAACAATTACGTAAGTCCCTGGACGATTTCTGTGAAAGTTATAACTGTGCGATCCTTTGTGACAAGACGTCCAACTGTCGCCATGGCCATGCCATCGACAATGCCTTTGTGACCCTGCGCAACTTTTCCATTGACGAAGGGGCCAAGCGGCTTCCTGATGTGGTCATCACGGTTTTTGCCAATTATATTTTCAACAACAACATCAAGAAATACATCAGGAGGTTTTCGCCTAAATGTGAGCACTGGAGCGTAGCTCCCAGTGGGGATATTATCGATCCGTTCCATAAGCTCACAGATGTCTTTGAAATGGACGAAGGATTTTTCTTCAGGAAAATGGCCGAACCTTCCCATCAGGGTTCCACCGAATACCTGACGAGCTTAAAGGCCATATCCCAACGGATCATGGAGCCGGAAGTACCGTTCAGTGAGCTGTATGCAGTGGGGCAGCTGGTCAAATCCCTGCCCAAGGGCGCTTCCCTGCACATTGCAAACAGTGCTTCGGCAAGGATGGCCAATTTGTTCGTTACCGACGAATCCATCAACGCGTACTGTAACCGTGGCGTAAACGGGATCGATGGCTGTATGTCCGCAGCAGTGGGCTTTGCAGCAGCGGCAGATGAGCCCGTGTACCTGGTGATCGGTGACCTTACGTTTTTCTATGACATGAATGCGTTATGGAACCGCCACCTTTCCAAGAACCTCAGGATTCTCCTGCTCAACAACGAGGGAGGGGCCATCATGCACTTGCCGCTGAAGGAGTCATTGGCCGATGTCCTGTCCAAGCATATCTCCGCGGGACACCAGACCTCCGCAAAGGGATGGGTGGAATCCCTGGGGATGAAATACAATGCCGTCAGGAACCAGGAGGAATGCGACTCGGCCGTGGAATGGTTGGCCGATACAAGCCAGGAAGGGCCCATGGTACTGGAGGTCTTTACCAAAAAGGAAGTGGATATCAAGATTCTCAAGAAATATTTTGGCAGTTTGAACAGGGAAACAAAATTTGACAAGGCGAAATTAAAGGTCTCCCAGAAGATCGGAAAGTACGTCAATAAAAACCAATAA
- a CDS encoding UpxY family transcription antiterminator, with amino-acid sequence MNPESNWYVMYTAPRAEKRVAQRLEEKGVTAYLPMIEEVRQWSDRKKKVKRPLFNGYIFVRSDKSRLWEALQVQGAVKFVNFSGDHAVVRDSEIEAIKRIVETGVAVEVETTHIEEGQQVKIIGGPLQGFEGECIQKGNQDFFIIRVPSIHQTVMVNIPVKFLEVVG; translated from the coding sequence ATGAATCCAGAGAGCAATTGGTACGTGATGTACACTGCCCCAAGGGCGGAGAAACGGGTGGCGCAGCGATTGGAAGAAAAAGGCGTGACCGCATACCTGCCGATGATCGAAGAGGTACGGCAGTGGAGCGATCGGAAGAAAAAGGTCAAACGGCCACTTTTCAACGGCTATATTTTTGTCCGCTCGGACAAAAGCCGGCTTTGGGAGGCCCTGCAGGTCCAGGGAGCGGTCAAATTCGTCAATTTTTCCGGCGACCATGCCGTGGTCAGGGACAGTGAGATCGAGGCCATCAAGCGCATCGTGGAAACGGGCGTGGCCGTGGAAGTGGAAACCACCCATATTGAAGAAGGCCAGCAGGTCAAAATCATTGGTGGCCCCTTACAGGGCTTTGAAGGAGAGTGCATCCAGAAGGGCAACCAGGATTTCTTTATCATCCGCGTGCCCAGCATCCACCAGACCGTCATGGTCAATATCCCGGTAAAATTCCTGGAAGTGGTCGGCTAG